A single Anaerolineae bacterium DNA region contains:
- the secF gene encoding protein translocase subunit SecF — protein sequence MFDIVGKRKWYFLLSSVLITLGIIAMIISLTRFGTLFRLSIDFTGGTLWELRFPQPVTPAEVREVFVDQGYSDTTVQTTTDGYTALIRCKPLEPEVKTQIAQILFDKFGKAEELRYELVGPTIGALVTRTAFIATIAAALVILVFIILAFRRVPNAFRYGVCAIAAMVHDVLVASGFFALMGLIAGWEVDALFLTAILTVIGFSVQDTIVVFDRIRENIPKRRGEPFEVIVNRSLLETLHRSLATQLNAIFVLVAILLFGGQTMKQFASVLLVGMISGTYSSIFNAVPLLVSWELGDFGRLFRRRADKRAAA from the coding sequence ATGTTTGACATCGTCGGAAAACGGAAATGGTACTTCTTACTCTCGAGCGTGCTCATCACCCTGGGCATCATCGCCATGATCATCTCGCTGACGCGGTTCGGCACCCTCTTCCGCCTGAGCATTGATTTCACCGGCGGCACATTGTGGGAACTGCGCTTCCCCCAGCCAGTGACGCCGGCGGAAGTGCGCGAGGTGTTCGTGGACCAGGGCTACAGCGATACCACGGTGCAGACCACCACGGACGGCTACACCGCCCTCATCCGTTGTAAGCCGCTGGAGCCGGAGGTCAAGACGCAGATCGCCCAGATCCTGTTTGACAAGTTCGGGAAGGCGGAAGAACTGCGGTATGAGCTGGTCGGCCCCACCATCGGCGCCCTCGTCACCCGTACTGCCTTCATCGCGACCATAGCCGCGGCCCTCGTCATCCTGGTTTTCATCATCCTGGCTTTCCGCCGCGTGCCCAACGCCTTCCGCTACGGCGTGTGCGCCATCGCCGCCATGGTGCACGACGTGCTGGTGGCTTCTGGCTTTTTCGCCCTGATGGGCCTCATCGCCGGCTGGGAGGTGGATGCCCTCTTCCTGACCGCCATCCTGACGGTCATCGGTTTCTCCGTACAGGACACCATCGTGGTGTTCGACCGCATCCGCGAGAACATCCCCAAGCGCCGCGGCGAACCCTTCGAGGTGATCGTCAACCGCAGTCTGCTGGAGACCCTGCACCGCTCCCTGGCCACCCAGTTGAACGCCATCTTCGTGCTGGTCGCCATCCTGCTCTTCGGCGGCCAGACCATGAAGCAGTTCGCCTCCGTCCTGCTGGTGGGCATGATCAGCGGCACCTACTCCTCCATCTTTAACGCCGTGCCCTTGCTGGTCTCCTGGGAGCTGGGAGATTTTGGCCGGCTGTTCCGCCGGCGGGCCGACAAACGGGCGGCCGCCTGA
- the thiI gene encoding tRNA 4-thiouridine(8) synthase ThiI — MALLMVRYGEIALKGRNLRMFTRQLRRNIRAALRKNGIAGEVREEDRRIYVETDQPEAALPVLQRVFGIVSISQVAEVPRDLEAMKAEALRMAAQFGLGPQHTFRTEARRADKSFPLTSPEINYQVGGAVKEAFGPTVRLKGPADFILGIEVRRDRVLMFSDILAGPGGLPIPVSGRVVALISGGIDSPVAAWMMLKRGCGVIPLHFTQGTVETEKALENCEILAQYSYGWEMRPIVLSHAEVLEPALRKLYQLGAGRWTCVFCKRLMLQEAVRIAKELDAQAIVMGDSLGQVASQTLDNIEVISWGIEKPILRPLIGMDKTEVTALARRIGTFDVSTRASAPCRYLPAGPITRASLGKFKELLAQLEAME, encoded by the coding sequence ATGGCACTGTTGATGGTGCGGTATGGGGAGATCGCGCTAAAGGGCAGAAATCTGCGCATGTTCACGCGCCAGCTCCGGCGCAATATCCGCGCCGCCCTGCGCAAAAACGGCATCGCCGGCGAGGTCCGCGAGGAGGACCGCCGCATCTATGTGGAAACGGACCAGCCGGAGGCCGCGCTTCCTGTCCTCCAGCGGGTTTTCGGCATCGTTTCCATCAGCCAGGTGGCCGAAGTGCCCAGGGACCTGGAGGCCATGAAGGCCGAGGCCCTGCGCATGGCGGCGCAGTTCGGGCTGGGGCCTCAGCATACCTTTCGCACCGAGGCGCGCCGCGCCGATAAAAGCTTCCCGCTCACCTCGCCGGAGATCAACTACCAGGTGGGAGGCGCGGTCAAGGAGGCTTTTGGCCCAACCGTGAGGCTGAAGGGGCCGGCCGATTTCATCTTGGGCATCGAGGTGCGCCGCGACCGGGTGCTGATGTTCAGCGACATCCTGGCCGGCCCGGGCGGCCTGCCCATCCCGGTCTCCGGGCGCGTGGTGGCCCTGATATCGGGCGGCATTGATTCGCCGGTGGCGGCCTGGATGATGCTGAAGCGGGGATGCGGCGTCATCCCCCTGCACTTCACCCAGGGCACGGTGGAGACGGAGAAAGCGCTGGAAAACTGCGAGATCCTGGCCCAGTATTCCTATGGGTGGGAGATGCGGCCCATTGTGCTCTCCCATGCGGAGGTGCTGGAGCCGGCCCTGCGCAAGCTGTATCAGTTGGGCGCCGGCCGCTGGACCTGCGTCTTCTGCAAGCGGCTCATGCTCCAGGAAGCGGTGCGCATCGCCAAAGAGCTGGACGCCCAGGCCATCGTCATGGGCGATTCCCTGGGCCAGGTCGCCAGCCAGACGCTGGACAACATCGAGGTCATCTCCTGGGGCATTGAGAAACCCATTCTGCGGCCGCTCATTGGCATGGACAAGACCGAGGTCACCGCGCTGGCGCGCAGGATCGGCACGTTCGATGTGTCCACCCGCGCCTCGGCGCCGTGCCGGTACCTGCCGGCGGGACCCATCACACGCGCCTCGTTGGGGAAATTCAAAGAGCTTCTCGCGCAACTAGAGGCAATGGAGTGA
- a CDS encoding alcohol dehydrogenase catalytic domain-containing protein, with protein sequence MRGIYLEASTLQVRDNLPMPSPREGEALVRVHTAGICATDIELLRGYVPGFRGIPGHEFVGTVAAHPDPAWVGRRVVGEITIACRECAMCRRGLRKHCLQRRVLGLRGYEGAFAEYLTLPAENLHPVPDEISDEMAVFTEPLAAALQVLETGAIGPADRVLVLGDGKLGLLVAQAVALAGSEAFVLGHHPERWRILRERGIIPMDDPGGLQGLADVVIECTGRPEGIQEALRQVRPQGAVILKSTFAGVHPLNLSEAVVKEVRIIGSRCGPFAPALRVLARRQVEVEALIEAVYPLAQAEEAFAHAGRRGALKVLLRIGCA encoded by the coding sequence ATGCGGGGCATATATCTTGAGGCCAGCACCCTCCAGGTGCGCGACAACCTTCCCATGCCATCCCCGCGGGAGGGGGAGGCGCTGGTGCGGGTGCACACCGCCGGCATCTGCGCCACCGACATCGAACTACTGCGCGGCTATGTGCCCGGCTTCCGCGGCATCCCGGGCCATGAGTTCGTCGGGACGGTCGCCGCGCATCCAGACCCTGCTTGGGTCGGCCGGCGAGTGGTGGGGGAGATCACCATCGCCTGCAGGGAATGCGCCATGTGCCGGCGGGGACTGCGCAAGCACTGCCTTCAGCGGCGGGTGCTGGGACTGCGCGGGTATGAAGGTGCCTTCGCCGAATATCTGACTTTGCCGGCGGAGAACCTGCATCCGGTCCCCGACGAGATATCCGACGAGATGGCGGTCTTCACGGAACCGCTGGCCGCCGCCCTGCAGGTCCTGGAGACGGGGGCCATCGGGCCGGCGGATCGGGTGCTGGTCCTCGGGGATGGGAAGCTGGGCCTGCTGGTCGCCCAGGCAGTGGCCCTGGCCGGCTCCGAGGCCTTCGTGCTCGGACATCACCCGGAGCGCTGGCGCATCTTGCGGGAGCGGGGCATTATCCCTATGGATGATCCCGGCGGCCTGCAGGGCCTGGCCGATGTCGTCATCGAGTGCACCGGCCGGCCGGAGGGCATCCAGGAGGCACTGCGGCAGGTCCGCCCGCAGGGCGCCGTTATCCTCAAGAGCACCTTCGCCGGCGTCCATCCGCTGAACCTGAGCGAGGCAGTGGTGAAGGAGGTGCGCATCATCGGCTCGCGCTGTGGGCCGTTCGCGCCGGCCCTGCGCGTGCTCGCGCGCCGGCAGGTCGAGGTGGAGGCGCTCATCGAGGCCGTCTACCCGCTGGCGCAGGCGGAGGAGGCCTTTGCCCATGCCGGTCGGCGCGGCGCGCTGAAAGTCCTCCTGCGCATCGGGTGCGCGTAA
- a CDS encoding GAF domain-containing sensor histidine kinase, whose amino-acid sequence MVANSRDLVIAGLLRRLARMQQLLIVARILNETLDLETLLRYIVETAADLTQTEAGSVLLLDSKGEHLRFAAATNIKPSALRELTVPMENSVAGWVLTTGKAMTIPDIHRADFFYEGVDEVLGFHTRSIMAVPLEIHERRIGVLEVVNKIGDRPFTDDDMESLMILGTLAAVSIENARLFQQSDLISDVVHELRTPLTSIIGYSKMLLMMDNVPAAMQKQFLETIHREASRLGDMVNTYLDLARLESGRAQLHREDVDLNEAAREAAELMHPQAAERDIELTLELSAPACTAHVDKARLHQVLVNLLSNAIKYNRPGGKVHLAVTPIGGQARIRVQDTGEGIPPDILPYIFDKFFRGEEKEGQAKGTGLGLSIAKQIVEMHGGSIEVQSVPGEGSTFTVILPLETS is encoded by the coding sequence ATGGTAGCGAACAGCCGGGACCTGGTCATCGCCGGCCTCCTGCGCCGGCTCGCCCGCATGCAGCAACTGCTTATCGTGGCGCGCATCCTGAACGAGACGCTGGACCTGGAAACGCTCCTGCGCTACATCGTGGAGACGGCCGCCGATTTGACCCAGACGGAGGCCGGCTCGGTGCTCCTGCTGGACAGCAAGGGCGAGCATCTCCGCTTTGCCGCCGCCACCAACATCAAGCCCAGTGCCCTGCGGGAGCTGACCGTGCCGATGGAAAACAGCGTGGCCGGCTGGGTGCTGACCACCGGCAAGGCGATGACGATCCCGGACATCCACCGGGCCGATTTCTTCTACGAAGGGGTGGACGAGGTGTTGGGGTTCCATACCCGCTCCATCATGGCGGTGCCCCTGGAAATTCACGAGCGCCGCATCGGCGTGCTGGAAGTGGTCAATAAGATCGGCGACCGCCCCTTCACCGATGATGATATGGAATCGCTGATGATCCTGGGGACGCTGGCGGCGGTTTCCATCGAGAACGCCCGCCTGTTTCAGCAGAGCGATCTGATCTCGGATGTGGTGCATGAACTGCGCACACCGCTGACCTCGATTATCGGCTACAGCAAGATGCTGTTGATGATGGACAATGTGCCGGCCGCCATGCAAAAACAGTTCCTGGAGACCATTCATCGCGAGGCCAGCCGGCTGGGCGACATGGTCAACACCTACCTCGACCTGGCACGCCTGGAATCGGGACGGGCACAGCTTCACCGGGAGGATGTGGACCTGAATGAGGCGGCGCGCGAGGCGGCGGAACTGATGCACCCACAGGCGGCGGAGCGGGATATTGAGCTGACGCTGGAGCTGAGCGCGCCGGCCTGCACAGCCCATGTGGACAAGGCCCGCCTGCATCAGGTGCTGGTCAACCTGCTGAGCAACGCCATCAAATACAACCGCCCAGGCGGGAAGGTACACCTGGCGGTGACACCGATCGGCGGCCAAGCCCGCATCCGCGTGCAGGACACCGGCGAGGGCATTCCCCCGGATATCCTCCCGTATATCTTCGACAAGTTTTTCCGCGGCGAGGAAAAGGAAGGTCAGGCGAAAGGCACCGGCCTCGGCCTCTCCATCGCCAAACAGATCGTCGAAATGCACGGCGGCTCCATCGAGGTGCAGAGTGTGCCCGGCGAAGGGAGCACCTTCACCGTCATCCTGCCTTTAGAGACGTCCTGA
- the secD gene encoding protein translocase subunit SecD, which yields MSQRNIVLLIVIILLTAFALWVVLPNNPGIHIKIGSWRFDRDIYIHLGLDLRGGTQLLLEADLPAGETVTLDAMEAAKTIVENRVNALGVTEPLVQLQGDRRIIVQLPGIENPDAAIQTLRSTGLLEFVDTGDLSLPEGTVIRTTYSTAEEGAQPTPTAEAAPEATPTPATITDQVFTTIMTGRHLKSARVGTDEYGRPEIEFELTDEGAKIMADFSRKNVGKFLTITMDKVVISSPRIETPITEGRGRITSQQGFKLEEAQRLAIQLRYGALPVPLKVVETRSVGPTLGQDSVQRSLRAGIIGLIVVLLFMLSYYRLLGSVADMALLIYALLNLAIYQLVPVTLTLPGITGFLLSTGMAVDANILIFERMKEELRAGRPLHSAIEAGFSRAWTSIRDSNISTLLTCVILYWFGSNYGASMVKGFAVTLFIGVLISMFTAITVTRTFIITLFSLTGEKLREKKWLLGA from the coding sequence GCGCTTCGACCGCGATATCTACATCCATCTCGGATTGGATCTGCGGGGCGGCACACAACTGCTGTTGGAGGCGGACCTGCCGGCCGGCGAGACCGTCACCCTGGACGCCATGGAAGCCGCCAAAACCATCGTCGAGAACCGCGTCAACGCCCTCGGCGTGACCGAGCCGCTCGTCCAGCTCCAGGGCGACCGCCGCATTATTGTCCAGCTTCCGGGCATCGAGAACCCGGACGCCGCCATCCAGACCCTGCGCAGTACCGGTCTGCTGGAATTCGTGGACACGGGGGACCTCTCCTTGCCGGAAGGCACCGTCATCCGCACCACCTACAGCACCGCCGAGGAGGGTGCACAGCCAACCCCCACCGCCGAAGCCGCTCCCGAAGCGACCCCCACGCCGGCCACCATCACCGACCAGGTCTTCACCACCATCATGACCGGCCGGCACCTTAAGTCGGCGCGCGTGGGCACGGATGAGTACGGCCGGCCCGAGATCGAGTTCGAGCTGACCGACGAAGGCGCCAAAATCATGGCGGACTTCAGCCGCAAGAACGTCGGCAAGTTCCTGACCATCACCATGGATAAAGTGGTCATCTCCTCGCCGCGCATCGAGACCCCCATCACCGAAGGGCGCGGCCGCATCACCAGCCAGCAGGGCTTCAAACTGGAAGAGGCCCAGCGGCTGGCCATTCAACTGCGCTACGGCGCCCTGCCGGTGCCCCTCAAGGTGGTCGAGACCCGCTCCGTCGGCCCCACGCTGGGGCAGGACTCGGTCCAGCGCAGTCTGCGCGCCGGCATCATCGGCCTCATCGTCGTGCTCCTGTTCATGCTCTCCTACTACCGCCTGTTGGGTTCCGTGGCGGATATGGCCCTGTTGATTTACGCACTGCTGAACCTGGCCATCTATCAGCTCGTGCCGGTCACGCTGACCCTGCCGGGCATCACTGGCTTCCTGCTCTCCACCGGCATGGCGGTGGACGCCAACATCCTCATTTTCGAGCGCATGAAGGAGGAACTGCGCGCCGGCCGGCCGCTCCACAGCGCCATTGAGGCCGGCTTCTCCCGCGCCTGGACTTCCATCCGCGACTCCAATATCTCGACCCTGCTGACCTGTGTCATCCTGTACTGGTTCGGCTCCAACTACGGGGCCAGCATGGTCAAGGGCTTCGCCGTCACGCTCTTCATCGGTGTGCTCATCAGCATGTTCACCGCCATCACCGTGACCCGCACTTTTATCATCACCCTCTTCTCGCTCACGGGTGAGAAACTGCGGGAAAAGAAGTGGCTGTTGGGTGCGTAG